ctttgggtatatttactaaggtgtaggTTTGTCGAAGTGGAGATGTTACTcaaagcaaccaattagattctacgtattatttatgtagcaccttctagaagataatagctgaaatctgattggttgctatgggcaacatcttcacttctataaacctgcactttagtaaatattctaGAGACCCAAGGGTATTTTTTGTTTAATTGATAATAAAGTTTATAatcataaataatataatataatataatatagtattattataataataataataataataatcatcatcatcatcatcatcataatcataataTCATATTTGTTAATTTTCAGGGTTTGGATGaaatttttattaaatatgtcTTATATAGGTCCACCAAATACAGTGTTGCTTCTAGACAAGCTATAAACTGGTAttactacagatgtgtcccactACAGCTTTGCTGCTTTTAGCATGCCACAAGCATCTGCGTTGCAGCTGGCATCCATAAGACTTAATGGCCAGGCACCTGCTAGCTTCAATTGAAGACAATGCATAGTGGGAGCATACACCTAGCGTACGCCCCGCTATGCTGTGATTAGTGTGCTATACTTCCTATCAGTCTGGATCATAGAGCCTACTCTCTTGGAACTTGCAGAACACCCCGCACCACCAGAACAGTAGGCAGATCTCCTGCATCCTGACCACATCCTAGTGAAGTGTGGAAAGATGAGGAGATTATAATAGGAATTGTGGCTCTGTTTTGAGGGAGAGGGGCTTAATGACATGAAACTGTGTCAATAATCCCCACCCCTTCCTTGTGGATCCATGACTCACAAAATGTTTACActatgggggcggggcctaattaaGTGGTACTCAGGCTTTGTCCCCTAAAGTTGCCTGCAGCGTATCATCTCCAGAAGAAGCCTTAAAAAGTCAGAAAGTATGGACTGAATCTGTTTGAGGAGTGATGCACATTCCTCAGATGTAAGGGAGTTCTCAGGTAGTGCACACTCAGACATCaatacacacacatgcctgttACACATGTGtgcatttacagtatatacagtatctgtatatcTGATAGAAGATATCAAGAGCATATTTATTGCATTTATGTACATAGTCGTCTACCATGCACTTATTATATACAGTAGATGTTCATTACTCACTAAAATATTTTGTGTACAACCAAGTAAAGTTTTTTTATATTTGTTAAGTGGCCCCCCCATGCCAAAATAATTGCCCACCATAGAGGGCATACTGAACTCCAAGACCCAAGGCAGTACATGATGGTGGGTCCTTGGCGGGggaaagggggaggagttgttgaaGTCCTCTTGGGGTACCCCTGTGCCCTCTCCTGTGCTTATTTATGGTCACATAGCGCAGAACTTATTTACAGCATTTTCCTGATCATGAGGATTTTTTAGCGGCTGTAGCATCAGTGTCAGTGCAAGAAGCCATCACTGCTGCTAGTCAGCCTTTCAGATGTACTCTGCTGGAGATAGCAAAATACCAGCAACACTGTGATGTCTGTTATTTTGATTATGCCTGGTGTGGGGACTCATGTAGCTTATTTTACTTATTTTAGATAACCAACCTTCTACTTTGGGGGTAATGGAATATAGGTCACTAAAGTGtaggaccctaactctctctcaaactaccaccctatctctcagctcccttgcctctccaagctacttgagaaacttgcctacacttgcctcacacactttcttaactcacacaacttattggacccacatcagttcccaacactccactgagacagcactgactaaagaagtgaatgatctggtcactgcgaagtctaaagaccATTacccacttcttattcttctagatctctctgctgcttttgacactgttgaccactctcttcttataCAAACCTTACAATACCTAGGTctccaggacacagccctttcttggttcctatcctacctttcTAATCGCTCCTTtagtgtccgcttctctgaatccacctgctCGTCGCTACCTCATttagagtaccgcaaggctcaatcttttgtcctctgcttttctcaatctatacctcatctcttggtaaactaatcagctcttttgaatttcagtatcatctgtactcagatgatactcaaatctacctatcctcccctgatttgtctctgtcTGTATtgatccatgtcactgaatgcctctctgcagtTCCATCTTGGAtggcatctcgccacctcaaacttaatatttccaaaacagagttaattatatttccactggccaatattaGTTACcagcctgatatctctatcactgttgagaactcgacaattaatcctaccccacaagcttgctgccgaggtgtcattcttgactttgaactgtcctttgttccccacattcaatatgtctcaaaatcatgttacatgcgtctaaaaatacatatccaaaatatgacctaccttacacaagacactgcaaaaactctagtccatgctctcattatctccagcattgattattgcacttgtcttcttactggtcttaccaaatagagactttcaccactacaatccattctgaatgcagctgcgaggctaatcttcctctctaGATGTTAATCGTCTGCAGATCCCCTCTGtcggtccctccattggttacctgtattctaccatattcattataaaatacttttactcacacacaaggccattaaccaatttACACCTAtgaacatctcttcgcttatctcaaaatatctcccaacccgacctcttcgctcttcacaagatctatgggcctaattcagatctgtttgctcgctagcgtttttcgctgtgcagcgatcagggacctactgcgcatgcgtatgtaccgcaatgcacaggcgcatcgtacttgtacaaagcggattgttgctgtgcactggttctagcgaagaatccatttacacagccgaatgcaaggtgattgacagaaagagggcgtttgtgggtggcaactgaccattttctgggagtgtttggaaaaatgcaggcgtgtcgagcgtttgcagggtgggtgtctgacgtcaattccgggctccaataggctgaagtgatcgcaacggctgagaaaggtcagagctactcagaaactgcacaaagtgtttttgtactgctcggctgcacatgcgttcgcacacttgcaaagctaaaatacactcccctataggcggtgtctATCTGTtcgtagcactgcaaaaaatagctagcgagcaaacagatctgaattaggccctatgtctcttATTCACACACATTAttcgctcccatgcacgattgcaagaTTTTCTTCGGGCTGCACACTGTGGAATGTCCTAACATGCACAATAagattctcctctagtctccaaaacttCAAGCGTTGCCtttaaaactcacctattcagacaagcgtgTAAAATTCCaaaaccgctcacataaccttcacaAGCTTTcctaattatgggggtaattcagacctgatcgtagcagcaacagttgggcaaaaccatgtgcactgcaggtgtggcagatataacatgtgcagagatatttagatatgggtggggtgtgttcaaactgaaatctaatttgcagtgtaaaaataatgcaggtaGTATTTACTCTGCAaacaaacaaaataacacacccaaatctaactctctctgcacatgttatatctgccacacctgcagtgcacatggggggtaattccaagttgatggcagcaggaaattttttagcagttgggcaaaaccatgtgcactgcgggggaggcagatttaacatgtgcagaaagagttagatttgggtgggttattttgtttctgtgcagggcaaatactggctgctttatttttacactgcaaattagattgcagattgaacacaccacacccaaatctaactctctctgcacaagttatagctgcctcccctgcagtgcacatggttttgcccaactgctaaccaaaatcctgctgcgatcaacttggaattacccccatggttttgcccaaatgctaacaaatttgctgcttagatcaggtctgaattaccccctatatacgcactgtacagtccacacatacagtatcctgcacatattttctatttcttcactttcccttcctcctgaccttgGTTCATCAATCCTATGatatgatatcatgcagcccactgagaacctttgcaatctggtggacaactattcaatagatagcacctatccttgtgtatcaatgtctatttccctatagattgtaagcttgcgagcagggccttcctaaatTTATGACTTTTTATTATTACGCATTTtcattttatcattgtgtccaattgtaaagagcatggaattcgctgcactatataagaaactgtgaataaataaataattaactgGCACTACTGTGGGGGTATATCATTAATTGGGGTACTAGTATGGAAGCATGTTGTTTACTGTGGCACTACTGTGGAGGCATATCATGAATTGTCGCATTACTGTGGTGACATATCGTTAACTGGAGCCCTACTGTGGGGGAAATTCATTAACTGGGACACCACTGATGGGGCATATTATTTACTGTGCAAACCTGTGGGAACATTTTTTGAACAGGGACATTAATGAGAGGGGCGCTGCAAAAAACCTTGTACAGGTTACTAGTAGACCTGGAGCTGCCCAGCAACAGACTCACTAGTGCAATAGATGAAACAAATAAATAAGATGCATGTATGATTTTTTTCACACATAAGGTCTTCTACAGAGCaattgtacattggccctcattccgagttgttcgctcgcaaggcgatttcagcagagttacacacgctaagccgccgcctactgggagtgaatctaaacttcttaaatgtgcgaccgatgtatgcgcatttttgcgatcaaaaacaagttagcagtttctgagtaactccagacttactctgcctgtgcgatcagttcagtgcttttcggtcccggctgacgtcagaaacacacccagcgttcggccaagcactcccaccgtttctccagacacgcctgcgttttttccggaaacggtagcgttttcagccacacgcccataaaacgccatacatccgcccagtaacacccatttcctgtcaatcacaatgcgatcgccggagcgatgaaaaagccgtgagtaaaattactttcttcatagtaaagttacttggcgcatgcgcagtgcgaacattacgcatgcgcactaagagaattctcactgcgatgcgatgaaaaataccgagcgaacaactcggaatgagggccatattttcTATATAATACGATATACAAATGTAAATGATCACAAGAGACATTTCAAAcaatacttttattttttttatggaggGCTAACAGCAGAGGTATATAATTCACATTAAATCAACTTTAATTTCATCTATGATTTATCCCTTAAGGCCAAcaaaacctcaataacattaatgagCATCTGTTATACTGAAAGCTGCGGGATCAGAATAAATTACCaacggtcaggatgccggctgtcagtatacagacaacggcatcggGGCGAGtgttagaaagccccttgcggactcggtgTGTCGCtaggcttgccacaggttctattcccactctatgggtgttgtggacacccatgagtgggaatagcccctatgagtcggtattccggctggcagcattgtcagcagtcgggattccggcgtcggtatcctgaccgccgggatcctgactgccagcaatTTAACTACATCCCAAGGCTACTGCATATTTATTTCAATTGTGCAAAATACCATTTAATGCTGGGTGCAGGGCATGTACTGCGAATGGAAGTGGCTGTCTCAGTATCTCTGGTACATGagtgtactgtatatctctccagCAGAGATTGCCAATACATAGGGGAACTGGTATACCGGTAACATTAATATAGCTCAGATAACAAGGGAGtaacttataccgctttcagatcgctaatgccgggtcgcacctgggaattggaaacgggtccttcccgggtgcaacccggcatTGGACCTTGAGAACTGGCTTCCCGACCCTGCATATTGCCGAGTCGGGTTGCCATCGGGGCAGGGACCACGACATCATCGGGTCGGGGGTGGAGGCAGCactaggagatgagatcatctctgcaccACCTCTCTCTATGCTGTAaatgggtcccaggtcgcatcaacccaggaaaccctgcacctgacccggtaataattaCTGGGACAGGCGACCCGGAAATTCAACactgacccattcacaccgcatAGTGACCcgcctcgacccggcaatataccgggtcgataccgggttatttgtgcggtgtgaaaggggtaataaacAGATATATGAGTCAGTTGAAATGTTATTCTTCTTATTTTCCACTTTTAGACCTCTCTTTCCTTGCGAGCAAGGATGAAAAACACCTTCTTGTAATCAACAATATCAGACTCTGCTATACCATTCCACAAATCTGTCTTCTCAATGACAAACCCAGCATTAATCACTGCCTCTCGTACAAAAGCTTCATCCACTGTAAGGACAAAGTGCTTGTGCTTCCCCACTCTATAGTAGGTCATACCCAGCACAGTAAAGAGCAGCAGATGTCCACCGATCTTAAGCCGTGATGTGAAACTTTTCACGTTCTTCTGGAAATCTTCCTTGGTTTTACTAATTGCatttattatccagagactgatgacACAATCAGCCATGGGTACAAGTTGGGGATCTATACAACTATTTTTAAAGATATCCCATTTAACAACATTTTTAATCGCTCTTCTCACTTTCTCTTCCTGGTCCTGCCATCCATCTCTGAAATTAAAAAAGAGGCAAATAATATTATCTACAGTAAGCAAATATCATAACCTTCATACTGATGAACTTGCTAAATAAGTATGTACAGATGGTTAATAATTACATGAGAATTTGCTAAAACACTTATAACATTACAATTATTTATCCTCCGTTTATCTGTAAATTGATAATTATTAACATGGGTGAGATGTTCTATGGTGCCAGCTGATTCAGTGCACCACAAAGGGACAGTCCTTGCTAGTGTGTatttatgtttctctaacgtcctagtggatgccggggactccgtaaggaccatggggatagatgggctccgcaggagacatgggcactttaagaaagaatttaggttctggtgtgctctggctcctccctctatgcccctcctctagacctcagtttgatactgtgcccagacgagctgggtgcttttcagtgagctctcctgattttgctgagagaaagtattttgttaggttttttattttcagggagctctgctggcaacagactccctgcatcgtgggactgagggtagagaagcagccctactctctgaagctaggtcctgcttcttaggctactggacaccattagctccagagggatcgtacgcaggatctcaccctcgccgtccgatcccagagccgcgccgccatccccctcgcagagccggaagacagaagccgggtgagtatgagaagcaagaagacttcaaatcggcggcagaagactccgttcttcactgaggtaacgcacagcactgcagctgtgcgccattgctcccacacacctcacatactccggtcactgtaagggtgcagggcgcaggggggggggggggcgccctgggcagcatttggacctctttttggcaaaagtaaacatatatacagttgggcactgtatatatgtatgagcccccgccaagaaaatacatatttaagcgggacagaagcccgccgtcgaggggacggggctttttcctcagcactcaccagcgccattttttctccacagctccgctgagaggaagctccccaggctctcccctgcagatacacggtagaagagggtaaaaagagagggggggggggacataattaggcgcaaatatcaatataaacagcagctactgggttaacattaagttactgtgttattcctgggtttatagcgctggggtgtgtgctggcatactctctctctgtctctccaaagggccttgtgggggaactgtcttcaaaaagggcattccctgtgtgtgtggtgtgtcggtacgcttgtgtcgacatgtttgacgaggaaggctatgtggaagcagagcgggagcaaatgaatgtggtgtctccgccgacggcgccgacacctgattggatggatatgtggaaggttttaaatgataatgttaattccttgcataaaaggttagaaaaagttgaagcctcaggacagtcagggtctcaacccgtgcctgttcctatgtcgcagaggccgtcagggtctcagaagcgcccactatccaaaattgttgacacagataccgacatggattctgactccagtgtcgattacgatgatgcaaagttacagcctaaattggctaaacccatccattatatgattatagcaattaaggacgtgttgcacatcacagaggaaaccccagtccctgacaagagggtacatatgtatggagaaaagaagccggaggtaacctttcccccctcacacgaactaaaTGAGTTACGTGAAAAGGCTTCGGAGTCTCCAGATAAAATACTGCAGatctccaaaaggattcttatggcgtatcctttcccgccaacggacaggttacgctggaaatcctcccctaaggtggacaaagctttaacacgcttatccaagaaggtagccctgccgtcacaggatacggctgccctcaaagatgctgcggatcgcaaacaggaggttaccctgaagtccatttatacacatttgggtaccttgctgaggccggcgattgcgtcggcctgggtgtgtagtgctgtagcagcatggacggataccttatctgaggaatttgataccttagacaaggatactatattgttgaccttggggcatattaaagacgctgtcctatataggagagatgctcaaagagacattagtctactgggttctagaataaatgctatgtcaatttctgccagaagggtcctgtggactcggcaatggacaggtgatgccgactcaaaatggcatatggaggttttaccttacaagggtgaggaattatttggggagggtctctcggacctggtcttcacagctactgctggaaagtcaaattttttgccatatttttcctcacagcctaagagagcactgtattatcaaatgcagtcctttcgatcacagaaaaacaagaaagtccaaggtgcgtcctttcttgccagaggcaggggcagaggaaagaagctgcacaacacagctagttcccaggaacagaagtcctccccggcttccacaaaatccaccgcatgacgctggggctccacaggtggagctaggcccggtgggggcacgtcttcgatatttcagccacaagtgggttcactcccagttggatccctgggcaatagagattgtgtctcagggatacaagctggaattcgaggagatgccccctcaccgacacctcaaatcggccctgccagcttccccccacgagagggaaattgtgttaactgcaattcacaaattgtatcttcaacaggtggtggtcaaggttcccctccttcaacaaggaaggggttattattctaccatgtttgtagtcccgaaaccggacggttcggtcagacccatattgaatttaaaatccctgaacatgtacctgaaaaggttcaagttcaagatggaatcgctgagagcggtcatcgcaagcctggaagggggggattttatggtgtctctggacataaaggatgcataccttcatgtccccatttatccacctcatcagacgtacctcagatttgtggtacaggattgtcattaccaatttcagacgttgccgtttggtctctccacggctctgagaatatttaccaaggtaatggcggaaatgatggtgctcctgcggaagcaaggggtcacaattatcccatacttggacgatctcctcataaaagcgagatcaagagagcagttgctgctcagcgtagcactttctctggtagtgttacggcagcacggctggattctaaatgttccaaagtcacagttgggtcctacgactcgtctgcctttcctaggcatgattctagacacagaccagaaaaggatttatctcccgatagagaaagctcaggaactcaagacactggtcaggaacctattaaaaccaaaacaggtgtcagtgcatcactgcactcgagtcctgggaaagatggtggtatcatacaaggccattcctttcggcaggttccatgcgaggacctttcaatgggacttactggacaagtggtccggatcgcatcttcagatgcatcggttaatcacactatcacccagggcaagggtgtctcttctctggtggctgcagagagctcaccttctcgagggccgcagattcggcattcaggactgggtcctggtgaccacggatgtaagcctccgagggtggggagcagtcacacagggaagaaatttccaaggtctgtggtcaagtcaggagacttgccttcacatcaacatcctggaactaagggccatatacaacgccttacgtcaagcggagaccctgcttcgcgaccaaccggttctgattcagtcagacaacatcaccgcagtggctcatgtaaaccgacaaggcggcacaaggagcagggtggcgatggcggaagtcaccagaattctttgctgggcggaaaatcacgtaagcgcacagtcagcagtgttcatcccaggagtggacaactgggaagcagacttcctcagcagacacgacctccacccgggagagtggagacttcatcaggaagtcttcgcacagattacaagtcgtgggaactgccacaggtggacatgatggcatcccgcctcaacaaaaagctacagaggtattgcgccaggtcaagagaccctcaggcgatagctctagacgccctggtgacaccgtgggtgttccagttggtctatgtattccctcctcttcctctcatacccaaggtgctgagaataataagaaaaagaggagtgagaacaatactcattgttccagattggccacgaaggacttgatatccagatctgcaagaaatgctcacagaggacccgtggcctcttcctctaagacaggacttgttgcaacaggggccctgtctgttccaagacttaccgcggctgcgtttgacggcatggcggttgaacgccggatcctagcagagaaaggcattccggatgaggtcattcctacgctgacaaaggctaggaaggacgtgacagctcaacattatcaccgtatatggcgaaaatatgttgcttggtgtgaggccaggaatgccctacGGTGGAATTCCAgcagggccgtttccttcacttcctacagtcaggagtgagtttgggcctaaaattgggttccattaaggtccagatttcggccctatccattttctttcaaaaggagttggcttctctacctgaagttcagacgtttgtaaagggagtgctgcatattcagcccccttttgtgcctccagtggcaccttgggatctttacgtggtattgagtttcctgaaatcccactggtttgaaccactgaagacggtggagttgaaatatctcacgtggaaggtggtcatgctattagccttgacttcggctaggcatgtgtcagagttggcggctttgtcacataaaagcccctatctggttttccatgcggatagagcagaattgcggacccgtccacaatttctgccgaaagtggtttcatcctttcatataaaccaacctattgtggtgcctgtggctactcgtgacttggaggattccgagtcgcttgatgtggtcagggctttgaaggtttatgtagccagaatggctagggtcaggaaaacagagtctttgtttatcctgtatgcttccaacaagcttggtgctcctgcttcaaagaagactattgctcgctggatctgtaacacgattcagcaggctcattctgcggctggattgcagctgccaaaatcagttaaggcccattccactaggaaggtgggctcttcttgggcggctgcccgaggggtctcggcattacagctttgccgagcggctacttggtcaggttcaaacacctttgcaaagttctacaagtttgataccctggctgaggaggaccttgtgtttgctcattcggtgctgcagagtcatctgcactctcccgcccgtttgggagctttggtataatccccatggtccttacggagtccccagcatccactaggacgttagagaaaataagattttacttaccggtaaatctatttctcgtagtccgtagtgaatgctgggcgcccgtcccaagtgcggacttcttctgcaatacttgtatatagttattgcttcaataagggttaagttatggttgcatcagggttgacctgatgctctgttgttgttcatactgttaactgggtaagtttatcacaagttatacggtgtgattggtgtggctggtatggatcttgccctggattaccaaaatcctttccttgtactgtcagctctactgggcacagtttctctaactgaggtctagaggaggggcatagagggatgagccagagcacaccagaacctaaattctttcttaaagtgcccatgtctcctgcggagcccgtctatccccatggtccttaaggagtccccagcatccactacggactacgagaaatagatttaccggtaagtaaaatcttattattacttgtTGTCCATGgtagc
The Pseudophryne corroboree isolate aPseCor3 chromosome 4, aPseCor3.hap2, whole genome shotgun sequence DNA segment above includes these coding regions:
- the LOC134910923 gene encoding indolethylamine N-methyltransferase-like, which translates into the protein MASRTYKHYHDDDFKAKEFVETNFADEQNSIMEENIGHPAKILHELFSSGQVTGEILIDISVGAIIYQLLSASNVFKKIYVMEFTDANIKHFKQWLEKGEDATDWSFASKRVCELQGNRDGWQDQEEKVRRAIKNVVKWDIFKNSCIDPQLVPMADCVISLWIINAISKTKEDFQKNVKSFTSRLKIGGHLLLFTVLGMTYYRVGKHKHFVLTVDEAFVREAVINAGFVIEKTDLWNGIAESDIVDYKKVFFILARKEREV